The region GAAGGCGGAATACCAGACAAAGCTGTTTCCCTTTGCCACAGTAGATTGGGTCATCACAAGAGATGATGAGCTCGGCTTAGCCGACGTTGAAGTGACGATTAATGAAGGGCTGCGGTCAGGTATCGGTTCGATTTCTTTTATTGGAAATACCGTGTTTTCCGACAAAGAACTCCAAGAGGTCATGAAAGAGACCACGCGTAAGTGGTATTCCCGGTTCACCGGCTCTGGCGTTTACAATCCCGATATACTGGCCGGCGATACCGCTAAAATTCAACAGAAGTACTTGGATGCAGGGTACCTTGATGTAAATGTGGGTACACCGATTATTGAGACCGACAAAAAAGACCAGATAGCCATCGTTATTCCTATTCAGGAGGGGCAGCAATATCAGATCGGCAGTGTGACGATTGAAGGAATCACAAAATATCCTGAGGAAACCATCGAATCGCAGCTTACCATTGCACCGGGCCAGATTGCATCTGTTGCTGAAATCAGCAAATCATCAGATCGAATCCGTGATTATTATGGACAGCGAGGATATATTTCAACCGGCGTGAGAACGGAACGAAAGGCCAACATCCGTAAAGGGGTCGTGGACATTGACTATGCCGTTCGGGAAGGTGATTTGGCCTATATCCGCGATATCAGCATCCGGGGAAATGTAAGAACACAGGATAAGGTGATCCGCCGTGAATTAGCTGTTTATCCCGGCGAAGTGATGGATGAGGTTAAAATTCGTAAAAGCCGTACACGTCTGGATAATCTCGGCTTTTTCTCCTATGTGAACAGCTCCTACGAAACAACGTCGCTTCCCCATTATTACGATCTCTTGTTTGAAGTAGAAGAAAAGCGCACCGGACAGTTTCTTATCGGTGCCGGTTTTTCAAGCATTGATAACCTGATTGCTTTTGTTGAGCTTGGACAGGGGAACTTCGATATATTGGGTTGGCCCCGATTTACCGGTGCCGGCCAGAAAATGAAGGTTCGTCTGCAACTTGGTACAGAGCGCAGGGACGTGACGATTTCATTTGTCGAACCGTGGTTCCTAAATCGCAAACTTAAGCTGGGCGTAGATATTTTCCAGAATGAAAGTGAATACTACAGTGATGATTATGATCAGAGAAATACCGGTGCCAGTGTCAGTTTGACCAAGCCCATGTCGTCCTTCGACCGTCTGATCGGCACCTATTCGCTACAGCAGATCCGCGTGTACAATGTCGATGAGGATGCATCAGACGATATCAAGAAGGAAGAAGGGTCAAGCCTTCAGAGTCAAGTATCTGTGGCGTGGCTGCATGATTCGCGAAATAACTACTTTGTGCCTACCACCGGGTCGCGTATCAAACCCATGGTAAGCCTCTCCGGCGGGCCGCTGGGCGCGGATGTGGATATGTATAAGGTGGAGGTGCGTGCGAGCAAATATATTCCGCTCTGGCTGAATCATAATCTCGAAATGCGTGGCTGGTTTGCCTCGGTGAACAGTTATGGGAGTTCGGATGAAGTGCGTATTTTTGACCGATTATACTTAGGTGGCGGCCAGTCGCTGCGCGGTTATAAATATAGAGAAATTGGCCCAGTGGATGGTGAGGAAGAACCATTAGGCGGACAGACCGCGTGGTTTACATCACTTGAATACAGTGTTCCGATCATGCGCTCGGTTCGCGTCGCTGGATTCTATGATATCGGCATGGTTTATTCCGATGCATTCAGTTTTGATTCAGAAGATTATACAGGATCATACAATGACGATCTTGGTGTCGGTGTACGCCTCGATATTCCCGGATTTCCGTTGCGACTGGATTACGCATGGCCGATCACTGCCGGCGACTATAACGATGATTCCAACGGACGCTTCAACTTCATGATCGGCTATTTATTTTAACGAAAACCACGAAAGAGGAAATTGCAATGAAGAAAATTATCATATTGAGCACCGTAATCGCGGCATTGAGTGTGATCTGTTCTGTTCAGGCCATGGATCAAAAAATCGTCTTTGTTGACATGGAAAAGGTTTTTAATAAATACTTTAAGACTGAACTCGCGGATGCGCAGTTAAAAGAGCAGGCGGAAGAATTCAATCAGGAACGCAAAGACATGGTGGACCGTTTTGAAGGGATGCAGGAGGATTTCAATACGTTACGCGAGGAAGCACAGAATAATGCCCTGAGTGAAAAAGCGCGGGAAGAAAAACGAAAATCCGCTGAAGGTATGTTGATGGATTTGCGTGAAGAGGAAGCCAAGGTGCGCAAAATGGAAGCATCCCGCAGAAAACAGCTGGAAGATCAGCAGCGCAGAATGAGAAAGCGCATTGTGGATGAAATCAGTGAAACGATTGAAACCTATGCCCGTGAACAGGGATACGATGTGGTCTTGGATTCTTCCGGTCAGACGCTCAACGGGGTGGCTGTGGTGTTGTTTACCAGTGGTAAATATGATGTGACGGATCCCATTATTGAAATTTTGAATAAAGGCGCAAAATAATGACATGCAGCTACTCTGCACAGCAGCTTGCAGATCGTTTCCAGCTGGAGGTCGTGGGACGGTCGGATGTGATGGTGCGCGGAGTGGAGGCACTGGGTCTGGCCGGTCCGTCTCAGGTGTCGTTTCTTGCCAACAAAAAGTATAAAGATCAGGTGCCCGTCTCTAAGGCGGGTATCGTTATTGTTTCTTGTTCCTATGATGGCGGTCGCGGTGATGCAACGACATTGCTGCTGGCTCGGAATCCGGATAAAACTTTTGGCGATGTTGCGGAGCTGTTTGCTCCGCTTCCTCGCACCTACGCGGAGGGCGTGCATCCCTCGGCTGTGGTTGCGTCTTCTGCAGAACTGGGTCGGAATGTATCTGTCGGGCCGCATTGTGTTGTGGAGGAGGGGGCGATACTGGGGGATGGCTGTGTTTTGGTTGCTCAGTGCTATATTGGTCATCATGCAAAATTAGGGTGTGACTGCAGAATGTATCCCATGGCATCGGTTCGTGAGGAATGTGTCGTTGGGGATCGTGTCATTATGCACAATGGAGCCGTGGTGGGTAGCGACGGTTTTGGTTATGCGGTTAATGAAGATGGCAGCAGGACGAAAATTCGCCAGCTGGGTATTGTCGAAGTCGGGGATGATGTGGAAATTGGTGCCAACACGACCATTGACCGTGCACGTTTCGGTAAAACCGCGATCGGACGCGGCGTAAAAATCGACAATCTGGTGCAAATTGGACATAACGCAGTGATTGAAGATCACGTGGTGATTGTTTCTCAGGTGGGTATTTCTGGAAGTACGGTGGTGGGGGCCCATGCCGTATTGGCCGGACAGGCCGGCATTGCTGGTCATTTGCATATTGGCAAAGGGGCGATTATTGGCGGGCAGTCGGCTATTATACAGGATGTGCCTGCGGGCAAGTTCATGTTTGGCAGTCCTGCGGTGGAGCGGAGCAAGGCCATGCGAAATCACGTTTTGACGCAGCGGCTGGGTGAGATGGTAAAAAAAATCAACGCCCTCGAAAAGGCGTTGATGAAAATCAAGGAGCGATAACTCCGACTGGCCTAAACGGCTAATCTACTTCAGACAGCTCGTCTGCAAGATCCTGCACCATTTCAATGGCAAACTGCTTGCGTGTCAGAGAGTCACTGAAGAACAGCGGATTCTGTCCATCGGCCCAGGCAATCTGTATATTGTCAATACCGATAAATCCGAACGCCTCACGAAGACTGGTGGTTAGACAATCTCTCGGATCATCCTCTTTGTAGGCTCCGCCACTGGCTGCAAGTAATACGATTTCACGCAGGTGATGCAGGGGGGTTGGTCCATGTTTGTCCATTTTAAAGGTCACATCCGGCATAAGAATCTGATCAATCCATGCTTTGAGAATCGCCGGCATGGAATAGTTCCACATAGGAGCGGTAATCACCAGGACATCGGCGGCATTGAACAGTTGACCCTGTTCTTTGGCATAGGCCATGTCGGCCAGTTCTGCATCGGTGGTGCGATACCCATCGATAAAAACAGGGAACCAGGCCCCTTTATATTGATTGTAGGATACGAACGGAGGTGGATTCTGATACAGATCGATATTATTCAGTTCAAACTCAATGTTGTTCTCTGCCAAACGAGTAAAAAGCGCAGCCGCCATTTGCTTGGATACCGATTCATCTGTCGGCTTAGGATTGGCACATATGTGTAATATATTCATCATCACTCCTGTTTCTTCTAAATTAAATTCGAGGTGTCAGTATGGGAAACACCATTGATTTTGTAAATACTATTGTAAATCTTTGATTGAGGAGCGATATGCCGCGGGAACATAGGTTGATGTAGTAAAACGGGAGTTGCTTGTGGAAAGGGAGATGCGGATGGCCAGAGGAAGCGGGTCCTGTGACTGATGGTCGCCGCTTCGCCATTTTTCTCCGTCGAAGGTTTGAATTTCAAACCGCTGTACGCCTTTTAACAGAACCTGTGTGGTGACCCCTGCGGTCTCGGAGAATCCCTGCCATGGCGCAGTAATCCGTTCCAATACACTGTCCGTGCCCGTCACCTGCCGGCATTGATAGGTTGTTTTGATCACGTCGTGCCAGAACAGCGCATCGCCATGCGAAGCATGGGGCCGGCATGTGATGCATTGCAGAGAGTGAAACGCATCACTTTGCGCTTCCACTGTTACGAATCCGTTGCTGCTGCCCGTGCCTGCGATATTATTTATGGTAAGAACCATCTGTTCCAGCACATCACTTGGGGATAATGTCTCTTTCTGACTGACCGCCTGATGGCGGAGTACCTTTTGCGCGGTGAAGTAAAAAGCGGTAAGAACAAAGACCGCCATGAACGCACAGCTGATGGCAATCAGCAGTTCGATGAGCGTGAAGGCCTGTGACGACTTTTTCGGTGCATGCCGCGACGCAGGTTGAGCAGAAGCGGTCATCAAAACATGGATGAGAGGGTGCTTAGGTAAAAAATAAAGGCTCCTGCGGCCAGAGCGATGAGAAGCCCCAGCAACAGCCAGAATTTATTGCCTTTTTTCTGACGTTTCGTCCCGAAAGGAGAGATATTGGAAAAATGTTCCGGCGGGACAATGGCCGCATTGGATATCTCAATATCCGCGTTTATATTTACAACGGGGTCTTCCGTCTGACTGTTTTCATCTTTGAACAGCAGTTCCGTGTCGCCCAGCTGCACGAGATCATTGGGGGTCAATTCCCTTATTTCTTTGATGAAGCGCGAGTTGACTCTGGTGCCGTTGGTGGAATGCAGATCTTCGATGAAAACCCGCCCGCCCTCCGGGAAAATACGACAGTGCTGACTGGATACCGCGCCCGAAGAGATAACCACGGTGTTGGAGGTCGCCCGGCCAAAGGTGATCGTTTCTTCGTTTATTTCAAAGGTTTTTCCTTTTAGATCGCCAGACATGCCCATCAACGTCGCCATACGTGTATTCCTTTCAAAAAAAACTGACTGAATCTGTCACTTAATTGATGTAAAGCCAATTCTGTG is a window of Spartobacteria bacterium DNA encoding:
- the bamA gene encoding outer membrane protein assembly factor BamA, producing MKNMKKLIAGIVLCTAVVCSSFADIVKDVYVEKRGGGALDTQSVKAFLSLRPGDVLTLQTVSQDLKTLQKSGRFSYVDVTREPTDEGTVVTYIVTEKPRLRKIIIMGADSLGNKKARDMLEINIGEYVDDAKMAVNSQKLKAEYQTKLFPFATVDWVITRDDELGLADVEVTINEGLRSGIGSISFIGNTVFSDKELQEVMKETTRKWYSRFTGSGVYNPDILAGDTAKIQQKYLDAGYLDVNVGTPIIETDKKDQIAIVIPIQEGQQYQIGSVTIEGITKYPEETIESQLTIAPGQIASVAEISKSSDRIRDYYGQRGYISTGVRTERKANIRKGVVDIDYAVREGDLAYIRDISIRGNVRTQDKVIRRELAVYPGEVMDEVKIRKSRTRLDNLGFFSYVNSSYETTSLPHYYDLLFEVEEKRTGQFLIGAGFSSIDNLIAFVELGQGNFDILGWPRFTGAGQKMKVRLQLGTERRDVTISFVEPWFLNRKLKLGVDIFQNESEYYSDDYDQRNTGASVSLTKPMSSFDRLIGTYSLQQIRVYNVDEDASDDIKKEEGSSLQSQVSVAWLHDSRNNYFVPTTGSRIKPMVSLSGGPLGADVDMYKVEVRASKYIPLWLNHNLEMRGWFASVNSYGSSDEVRIFDRLYLGGGQSLRGYKYREIGPVDGEEEPLGGQTAWFTSLEYSVPIMRSVRVAGFYDIGMVYSDAFSFDSEDYTGSYNDDLGVGVRLDIPGFPLRLDYAWPITAGDYNDDSNGRFNFMIGYLF
- a CDS encoding OmpH family outer membrane protein, with product MKKIIILSTVIAALSVICSVQAMDQKIVFVDMEKVFNKYFKTELADAQLKEQAEEFNQERKDMVDRFEGMQEDFNTLREEAQNNALSEKAREEKRKSAEGMLMDLREEEAKVRKMEASRRKQLEDQQRRMRKRIVDEISETIETYAREQGYDVVLDSSGQTLNGVAVVLFTSGKYDVTDPIIEILNKGAK
- the lpxD gene encoding UDP-3-O-(3-hydroxymyristoyl)glucosamine N-acyltransferase; translation: MTCSYSAQQLADRFQLEVVGRSDVMVRGVEALGLAGPSQVSFLANKKYKDQVPVSKAGIVIVSCSYDGGRGDATTLLLARNPDKTFGDVAELFAPLPRTYAEGVHPSAVVASSAELGRNVSVGPHCVVEEGAILGDGCVLVAQCYIGHHAKLGCDCRMYPMASVREECVVGDRVIMHNGAVVGSDGFGYAVNEDGSRTKIRQLGIVEVGDDVEIGANTTIDRARFGKTAIGRGVKIDNLVQIGHNAVIEDHVVIVSQVGISGSTVVGAHAVLAGQAGIAGHLHIGKGAIIGGQSAIIQDVPAGKFMFGSPAVERSKAMRNHVLTQRLGEMVKKINALEKALMKIKER
- a CDS encoding FHA domain-containing protein encodes the protein MATLMGMSGDLKGKTFEINEETITFGRATSNTVVISSGAVSSQHCRIFPEGGRVFIEDLHSTNGTRVNSRFIKEIRELTPNDLVQLGDTELLFKDENSQTEDPVVNINADIEISNAAIVPPEHFSNISPFGTKRQKKGNKFWLLLGLLIALAAGAFIFYLSTLSSMF